In Pseudoduganella albidiflava, a single window of DNA contains:
- a CDS encoding beta-barrel assembly-enhancing protease — MRFPRRCLLSLAVSLAASVASLPVTAPARAQAPTNVPSLPSLGDTSREALSPVIERKLGEEIMRDIRFNRDYLDDPPIIDYLNNLGNTLVTARPGSRGEANYDYFFFAVRDPMLNAFALPGGFIGVHSALLLAAQSESELASVLSHEIGHVAQRHIARQLGEQKTDALIPLAAMVLAALVAKDSPDAAMGVMMGGQGVAIQRQLNFGREAEREADRVGFQIMGAAGYETSGMVAFFQRMQNATKMYDTSMPWLMSHPLTTERIADIQARIRETPYRQRVDALDFFLVRSRARVLQDKSTKGYAQSEEFFRNQMAQQSRHEIAAGQYGMAFLALQRDDHKGAQAWLDKARATIERPPAAGAFSSPLPKGLSESILAYTSLEIKVDQEKNPEVLAQAIAEGQEAHARYPLSRGIAWQYADALIKGGKPEQAERFLRDQIQQYRSEPELQDLLAQAYSKMGKIALQHIALAESYALLGGTMAALDQLQLARKSSDASFYEQAVIDAREREWQARRREAMGEKSKDKDFGGASFRVSAGPVAGSGAGTGTAKDDPFGRKDLNKADEECAVSRPGWELSGSRTDPLARRDPFSAAARHCR; from the coding sequence ATGCGATTTCCCCGCCGCTGCCTGCTGTCCCTTGCTGTATCGCTGGCCGCGTCCGTCGCGTCCCTGCCGGTCACGGCCCCGGCCCGCGCGCAGGCGCCGACCAACGTGCCGAGCCTGCCCAGCCTGGGCGATACGTCGCGCGAGGCGCTGTCGCCCGTCATCGAGCGCAAGCTGGGCGAGGAAATCATGCGCGATATCCGCTTCAACCGCGATTATCTCGACGATCCACCCATCATCGATTACCTGAACAACCTGGGCAATACGCTGGTCACGGCCCGGCCGGGCTCGCGCGGCGAGGCGAACTACGATTACTTCTTCTTTGCCGTGCGCGACCCGATGCTGAACGCGTTCGCGCTGCCGGGCGGTTTCATCGGCGTGCATTCGGCGCTGCTGCTGGCCGCGCAGTCGGAATCGGAACTGGCTTCCGTGCTGTCGCACGAGATCGGGCACGTGGCGCAGCGGCACATCGCCCGCCAGCTGGGCGAGCAGAAAACCGATGCGCTGATCCCGCTGGCGGCGATGGTCCTGGCGGCGCTGGTCGCCAAGGACAGCCCGGACGCGGCGATGGGCGTGATGATGGGCGGGCAGGGCGTGGCGATCCAGCGCCAGCTGAACTTCGGCCGCGAAGCCGAGCGCGAGGCGGACCGGGTGGGCTTCCAGATCATGGGCGCGGCCGGCTATGAAACCTCCGGCATGGTGGCCTTTTTCCAGCGCATGCAGAATGCGACGAAGATGTACGACACGTCGATGCCCTGGCTGATGAGCCACCCGCTGACGACCGAGCGGATCGCCGACATCCAGGCGCGCATCCGCGAGACCCCTTACCGGCAGCGCGTGGATGCGCTGGACTTCTTCCTGGTCCGCTCGCGCGCCCGCGTGCTGCAGGACAAATCGACCAAGGGCTATGCCCAGTCGGAGGAATTCTTCCGCAACCAGATGGCGCAGCAAAGCCGCCACGAGATCGCCGCCGGCCAGTACGGCATGGCTTTCCTGGCCTTGCAGCGTGACGACCACAAGGGCGCGCAAGCCTGGCTCGACAAGGCCCGCGCGACGATCGAGCGCCCGCCCGCGGCAGGTGCGTTCAGCTCGCCGCTGCCGAAGGGGCTGTCGGAAAGCATCCTGGCGTACACGTCGCTGGAGATCAAGGTCGACCAGGAAAAGAATCCCGAGGTGCTGGCCCAGGCCATCGCCGAAGGGCAGGAAGCGCATGCCAGGTATCCGCTGTCCCGCGGCATCGCCTGGCAATATGCCGATGCGCTGATCAAGGGCGGCAAGCCGGAACAGGCCGAGCGCTTCCTGCGTGACCAGATCCAGCAGTACCGCAGCGAGCCGGAACTGCAGGACCTGCTGGCGCAGGCGTATTCGAAGATGGGCAAGATCGCGCTGCAGCACATCGCGCTGGCCGAATCGTATGCGCTGCTGGGCGGCACGATGGCCGCGCTCGACCAGCTGCAGCTGGCGCGCAAATCGTCCGATGCGTCGTTCTACGAACAGGCCGTGATCGATGCGCGCGAGCGCGAATGGCAGGCCCGGCGGCGCGAGGCGATGGGCGAGAAAAGCAAGGACAAGGACTTCGGCGGCGCATCGTTCCGTGTCAGCGCCGGCCCGGTGGCGGGGTCCGGGGCAGGGACGGGCACGGCCAAGGACGATCCGTTCGGCCGCAAGGACCTGAACAAGGCGGACGAGGAATGCGCCGTCAGCCGGCCGGGGTGGGAACTTTCCGGAAGCCGAACCGATCCGCTAGCGCGTCGCGATCCATTTTCCGCAGCGGCACGTCACTGCCGCTGA
- a CDS encoding DUF2946 family protein, whose product MDDIVKQAMAKWPDVPHCYGWLALDARGNWRMRDEQAQRLGLPGDKLTNAALVGFIVRNYQHDDRGCWYFQNGPQRVYVNLETTPFIARTDPAHGFVLHTGAPLEHVEAAFITEAGELILQAGDIVAQLDDRDVAQALGAVGMAGKPLGDDALLAWLEGGTLAAPATLKVSGSDVPLRKMDRDALADRFGFRKVPTPAG is encoded by the coding sequence ATGGATGACATCGTTAAACAGGCCATGGCCAAATGGCCCGACGTGCCGCATTGCTACGGCTGGCTGGCGCTCGATGCGCGCGGCAACTGGCGCATGCGCGACGAGCAGGCACAGCGCCTCGGGCTGCCCGGCGACAAATTGACGAATGCGGCACTGGTCGGCTTCATCGTCCGCAATTACCAGCACGATGACCGCGGTTGCTGGTATTTCCAGAATGGCCCGCAGCGCGTCTACGTGAACCTGGAAACCACGCCGTTCATCGCCCGCACCGACCCCGCCCACGGCTTCGTGCTGCATACCGGCGCGCCGCTGGAACACGTCGAAGCAGCGTTCATCACGGAGGCGGGTGAATTGATCCTGCAGGCGGGAGACATCGTCGCCCAGCTGGACGACCGGGACGTGGCCCAGGCGCTGGGCGCCGTCGGCATGGCGGGCAAGCCGCTCGGCGACGACGCGCTGCTGGCCTGGCTGGAAGGCGGCACGCTGGCCGCCCCGGCCACGCTGAAGGTCAGCGGCAGTGACGTGCCGCTGCGGAAAATGGATCGCGACGCGCTAGCGGATCGGTTCGGCTTCCGGAAAGTTCCCACCCCGGCCGGCTGA
- a CDS encoding YheT family hydrolase, translating to MDYPAPLWLPNGHFQTIYPAKCIPKPVVPFRRERWDTPDGDFIDVDFIDGAPGQPFVVLFHGLEGSSDSHYCRALGKELLDRGWSGAIPHFRGCSGEANLAPRFYHSGDAAEVDWVLRRLHRRATGKFYACGVSLGGNALLRWLGESQHAAEFVEAAVAVSAPLDLARGGEALGRGFNRLYQRMFLQTLKPKCAAKLAHFPGLFDRDAMLAARDLYTFDNVVTAPLHGYRDTDDYWNRASAKHVLGDITVPTLVLNALNDPFLPGVHLPRRASPHVVLDYPEEGGHVGFATGRMPGTLQWLPRRMIHFLEGGHSIGAPQSAPMCEA from the coding sequence ATGGACTACCCCGCTCCCCTCTGGCTCCCCAACGGCCACTTCCAGACGATCTACCCGGCCAAGTGCATCCCGAAACCGGTGGTGCCGTTTCGCCGCGAGCGCTGGGATACGCCGGATGGCGATTTCATCGACGTCGATTTCATCGATGGCGCGCCGGGCCAGCCGTTCGTGGTGCTGTTCCATGGCCTGGAGGGCTCGTCCGACAGCCATTATTGCCGCGCGCTGGGCAAGGAATTGCTGGACCGCGGGTGGTCCGGCGCGATCCCGCACTTCCGCGGCTGTTCGGGTGAAGCGAACCTGGCGCCCCGCTTCTACCATTCCGGCGACGCGGCCGAAGTGGACTGGGTGCTGCGCCGCCTGCATCGCCGCGCGACCGGCAAGTTCTACGCCTGCGGTGTCTCGCTGGGCGGCAACGCCTTGCTGCGCTGGCTGGGGGAATCGCAGCATGCGGCGGAATTCGTCGAAGCGGCGGTGGCCGTGTCCGCGCCGCTCGACCTGGCGCGTGGCGGCGAGGCGCTGGGGCGCGGCTTCAACCGCCTTTATCAACGCATGTTCCTGCAGACGCTGAAACCGAAGTGCGCCGCCAAGCTGGCCCATTTCCCCGGCCTGTTCGACCGCGATGCGATGCTGGCCGCGCGCGACCTCTACACCTTCGACAACGTGGTCACGGCGCCATTGCATGGCTATCGCGACACCGACGATTACTGGAACCGCGCCAGCGCCAAGCACGTGCTGGGCGACATCACCGTGCCCACCCTCGTGCTGAACGCGCTGAACGATCCCTTCCTGCCCGGCGTCCACTTGCCGCGCCGGGCCTCGCCCCACGTGGTGCTCGATTATCCGGAAGAAGGCGGCCACGTGGGCTTTGCCACCGGCCGCATGCCGGGCACGCTGCAGTGGCTGCCGCGCCGGATGATCCACTTCCTGGAGGGCGGCCACAGCATCGGCGCGCCGCAAAGCGCGCCGATGTGCGAGGCTTGA
- a CDS encoding YybH family protein: protein MKKKQHNGSPAEVEAAFYDALNRGDVDAVMALWADDEEIVCVHPHGARLIGHRAIRASWEMLLEPGSLQIHPSQLHEMHNLMSAVHTVVEGATAAAGEPQHLVATNVYVKTPKGWRMAAHHVSAAPGPVPVDPPSPVLH from the coding sequence ATGAAGAAGAAGCAGCATAACGGCAGCCCCGCCGAAGTCGAAGCGGCCTTCTACGATGCACTGAACCGCGGCGACGTGGATGCCGTGATGGCGCTGTGGGCCGATGACGAGGAAATCGTCTGCGTCCACCCGCATGGCGCCCGGCTGATCGGCCACCGCGCGATCCGCGCCTCGTGGGAAATGCTGCTGGAACCGGGCAGCCTGCAAATCCATCCTTCGCAGCTGCATGAAATGCACAACCTGATGAGCGCGGTGCACACCGTGGTCGAAGGCGCCACCGCCGCTGCCGGCGAACCGCAGCACCTGGTGGCCACCAACGTCTACGTGAAAACGCCGAAGGGCTGGCGCATGGCCGCCCACCACGTTTCCGCCGCCCCCGGCCCCGTGCCCGTCGATCCGCCCAGCCCGGTATTGCACTAA
- a CDS encoding zinc-finger domain-containing protein: MTQATTPVELEGKDLPAYCPNPAMPLWSSHPRVFLDFAKNQEAKCPYCGTTYRLKPGTVVGHH; the protein is encoded by the coding sequence ATGACCCAAGCCACCACGCCAGTCGAACTCGAAGGTAAGGACCTGCCGGCATACTGCCCGAACCCGGCGATGCCGCTGTGGTCCTCGCACCCGCGCGTGTTCCTGGATTTCGCCAAGAACCAGGAAGCGAAGTGCCCCTACTGCGGCACCACGTATCGCCTGAAGCCGGGCACGGTGGTCGGCCACCATTGA
- a CDS encoding AzlC family ABC transporter permease, with product MSDQDFATHDPAAWRDGFRTGLPTLFGIGAWGVVVGVAMIKSGLSIPQALGMTLLVFAGSAQLAALPLIAANAPIWVIFVTALVINLRFVIFSVLLAPHFASLPWHKRLGLGFVSGDISVALYLQRYPDPEPAPGKVSFLKGLLYPNCAAWQIGSIIGIFLGNAVPTEWGLGFAGTLAIVCILVPMVASMPALCGVLVAAAVSVLAADLPYKLGLLAAVVVGMVTAMVVEETGDRRRAKRKENGEANHV from the coding sequence ATGAGCGACCAAGACTTTGCCACCCACGACCCCGCCGCCTGGCGCGACGGTTTCCGCACCGGCCTGCCGACGCTGTTCGGCATCGGCGCATGGGGCGTCGTGGTGGGCGTGGCCATGATCAAGTCCGGCCTGTCGATCCCGCAGGCGCTGGGCATGACGCTGCTGGTCTTTGCGGGTTCGGCCCAGCTTGCCGCGCTGCCGCTGATCGCCGCCAATGCGCCCATCTGGGTGATTTTCGTGACGGCGCTCGTAATCAACCTGCGCTTTGTCATCTTCTCGGTCCTGCTGGCGCCGCACTTCGCCTCGCTGCCGTGGCACAAGCGCCTCGGCCTCGGCTTCGTGTCGGGCGATATCTCGGTAGCCCTTTACCTGCAGCGCTACCCCGATCCGGAACCGGCGCCGGGCAAGGTGTCCTTCCTGAAGGGCTTGCTGTACCCGAATTGCGCGGCATGGCAGATCGGCTCGATCATCGGCATCTTCCTCGGCAATGCCGTCCCTACCGAATGGGGGCTGGGCTTCGCCGGCACGCTGGCCATCGTCTGCATCCTGGTGCCGATGGTGGCCAGCATGCCAGCGCTGTGCGGCGTGCTGGTGGCGGCGGCCGTGTCCGTGCTGGCAGCCGACCTGCCCTACAAGCTGGGGCTGCTGGCCGCGGTGGTGGTGGGCATGGTGACGGCGATGGTGGTCGAGGAAACCGGCGACCGGCGCCGGGCAAAACGGAAAGAAAACGGCGAGGCCAACCATGTCTGA
- a CDS encoding AzlD domain-containing protein, whose product MSDLEIWIVIVSLAIATALTRSGFWLVGHKVTIPPRVQEMLRYAPSCALAAIIAPDLLLDGGGTVQFDLGNARLIAGIASVAWFAWRRRMLETIIVGMLFFTALRLLPGLLHSYS is encoded by the coding sequence ATGTCTGACCTGGAAATCTGGATCGTCATCGTGTCGCTGGCGATCGCCACCGCGCTCACGCGCAGCGGCTTCTGGCTGGTGGGCCACAAGGTCACGATCCCCCCGCGCGTGCAGGAGATGCTGCGCTACGCGCCATCGTGCGCGCTGGCGGCCATCATCGCGCCGGACCTGCTGCTCGATGGCGGCGGTACCGTGCAGTTCGACCTGGGCAATGCGCGGCTGATCGCCGGCATCGCCTCGGTGGCGTGGTTCGCCTGGCGCCGCCGCATGCTCGAGACGATCATCGTCGGCATGCTGTTCTTCACGGCCTTGCGCCTGTTGCCGGGCTTGTTGCATTCTTATTCATAA
- a CDS encoding phosphoglycerate kinase yields MSFIRLQDLIAQNALQGKRVFIRADLNVPQDDAGNITEDTRIRASVPAIQAAVKAGAKVMVTSHLGRPTEGEFKQEDSLAPVAARLAELLGQPVELKQQWVDGAGLESLQDGQVVLLENVRVNKGEKKNADELAQKMAKLCDVYVNDAFGTAHRAEASTHGIAKFAPVAAAGPLLAAELDALGKALGAPARPLLAIVAGSKVSSKLSILKSLADKVDNLVVGGGIANTFMLAAGLKIGKSLAEPDLVEEAKSIIDMMAKRGAQVPIPVDVVCAKEFSATATATVKDVADVADDDMILDIGPKTAQQLAGQIAAAGTIVWNGPVGVFEFDQFGEGTKTLALAIADSKAFSIAGGGDTLAAIAKYAITDKIGYISTGGGAFLEFLEGKTLPAVEILASRSAERSGQ; encoded by the coding sequence ATGTCCTTCATTCGTCTCCAGGATCTGATCGCGCAAAACGCGCTGCAAGGCAAGCGGGTGTTCATCCGCGCCGACCTCAACGTGCCGCAGGATGATGCCGGCAATATCACCGAAGATACGCGCATCCGCGCTTCCGTTCCGGCGATCCAGGCCGCTGTCAAGGCTGGCGCGAAGGTCATGGTCACATCCCACCTGGGCCGCCCGACCGAAGGCGAGTTCAAGCAGGAAGACAGCCTGGCGCCGGTCGCCGCGCGCCTCGCCGAACTGCTCGGCCAGCCGGTCGAACTGAAACAGCAGTGGGTCGACGGCGCCGGCCTGGAAAGCCTGCAGGATGGCCAGGTCGTGCTGCTGGAAAACGTGCGCGTCAACAAGGGCGAAAAGAAAAACGCCGATGAACTGGCGCAGAAGATGGCGAAACTGTGCGACGTTTATGTGAACGACGCGTTCGGCACCGCCCACCGCGCAGAAGCGTCCACGCACGGCATCGCCAAGTTCGCGCCGGTCGCCGCGGCCGGCCCGCTGCTGGCCGCCGAACTCGATGCGCTGGGCAAGGCGCTGGGTGCGCCGGCCCGCCCGCTGCTGGCGATCGTCGCCGGCTCGAAGGTCTCGTCCAAGCTGTCGATCCTGAAATCGCTGGCCGACAAGGTCGACAACCTCGTCGTGGGCGGCGGCATCGCCAACACGTTCATGCTGGCCGCCGGCCTGAAGATCGGCAAGTCGCTGGCCGAGCCGGACCTGGTCGAGGAAGCCAAGTCGATCATCGACATGATGGCCAAGCGCGGCGCGCAGGTGCCGATCCCGGTCGACGTGGTCTGCGCCAAGGAGTTCTCGGCCACCGCCACGGCCACCGTCAAGGATGTCGCGGACGTCGCCGATGACGACATGATCCTCGATATCGGCCCGAAAACCGCGCAGCAGCTGGCCGGCCAGATCGCCGCGGCCGGCACCATCGTGTGGAACGGCCCGGTCGGCGTGTTCGAGTTCGACCAGTTCGGCGAAGGCACGAAAACGCTGGCGCTGGCCATTGCCGACTCGAAGGCCTTCTCGATCGCCGGCGGTGGCGATACACTGGCGGCGATTGCAAAATACGCCATTACCGATAAAATTGGTTATATCTCCACGGGCGGTGGTGCCTTCCTGGAATTCCTCGAAGGCAAGACCCTCCCGGCAGTGGAAATCCTGGCCTCCCGCTCAGCCGAGCGGTCCGGCCAGTAA
- the pyk gene encoding pyruvate kinase — MSRGTKIVATIGPASTDLNVLIRMIRAGVDVVRLNFSHGKAQDHIDRANLVRQAAAECGREVAIMADMQGPKIRVGKFEGGKIDLVNGDKFILDAKWGENGELGNQERVGLDYKALPNDLRGKDVLLLNDGLIVLVVDKIVGHEIFTTVKIGGELSNNKGINRQGGGLTAPALTAKDMEDIKTAMSFQADYLAISFPKSATDMAMARQLANIAGEPYGHKPQMIAKIERAEAIPALQEILNASDGIMVARGDLAVEVGNAAVPALQKRMIRMARESNKFAITATQMMESMIFNAVPTRAEVSDVANAVLDGTDAVMTSAETASGRYPIETVEMMAAVCVEAEQSEYNKLDADFLNARFTRIDQSIAYGALFTAHHLHVKAIVALTESGSTALWMSRHNIDTPIFALTPSVTTQRKVSIYRNVSAHYLLQQGTSREVLKQAEDLLVEYGIAKKGDMIVVTWGEPMGQVGGTNALKIVKVGEFS, encoded by the coding sequence ATGTCCCGTGGCACCAAAATCGTCGCAACCATCGGCCCCGCTTCCACCGACCTGAACGTCCTGATCCGCATGATCCGGGCGGGCGTGGACGTGGTGCGGCTGAATTTCTCGCACGGCAAGGCGCAGGACCACATCGATCGCGCCAACCTCGTGCGGCAGGCGGCGGCGGAGTGCGGACGGGAAGTGGCGATCATGGCCGACATGCAGGGCCCGAAGATCCGCGTCGGCAAGTTCGAAGGCGGCAAGATCGACCTGGTCAATGGCGACAAGTTCATCCTCGATGCGAAATGGGGCGAGAACGGCGAACTGGGCAACCAGGAACGCGTGGGCCTCGACTACAAGGCGCTGCCGAACGACTTGCGCGGCAAGGACGTACTGCTGCTCAACGACGGCCTGATCGTGCTGGTGGTCGACAAGATCGTCGGCCATGAAATCTTCACCACGGTGAAGATCGGCGGCGAACTGTCGAACAACAAGGGCATCAACCGCCAGGGCGGCGGCCTGACCGCGCCGGCCCTGACCGCGAAGGACATGGAAGACATCAAGACCGCGATGAGCTTCCAGGCCGACTACCTGGCCATTTCGTTCCCGAAAAGCGCCACCGACATGGCCATGGCGCGCCAGCTGGCCAATATCGCCGGCGAGCCGTACGGCCACAAGCCGCAGATGATCGCCAAGATCGAGCGCGCCGAAGCGATTCCGGCGCTGCAGGAAATCCTCAACGCTTCCGATGGCATCATGGTCGCCCGTGGCGACCTGGCCGTGGAAGTGGGCAATGCCGCCGTGCCCGCGCTGCAGAAGCGCATGATCCGCATGGCGCGCGAATCGAACAAGTTCGCCATCACCGCCACGCAGATGATGGAATCGATGATCTTCAACGCCGTGCCGACCCGCGCCGAAGTGTCCGACGTGGCCAACGCCGTGCTGGATGGCACCGATGCCGTGATGACGTCCGCCGAAACGGCCTCCGGCCGCTACCCGATCGAGACCGTCGAGATGATGGCCGCCGTGTGCGTGGAAGCCGAACAGTCCGAGTACAACAAGCTCGACGCCGATTTCCTCAACGCGCGCTTCACCCGCATCGACCAGTCGATCGCCTACGGCGCGCTGTTTACCGCGCATCACCTGCACGTGAAGGCGATCGTGGCGCTGACCGAATCGGGCTCCACCGCACTCTGGATGAGCCGCCACAACATCGACACGCCGATCTTCGCGCTGACGCCGAGCGTCACCACGCAGCGCAAGGTATCGATCTACCGCAACGTGAGCGCACACTACCTGCTGCAGCAGGGCACCAGCCGCGAAGTGCTGAAACAGGCCGAAGACCTGCTGGTCGAATACGGTATCGCCAAGAAGGGCGACATGATCGTCGTCACCTGGGGCGAGCCGATGGGCCAGGTGGGTGGCACCAACGCCCTCAAGATCGTCAAGGTGGGCGAGTTTTCATAG
- the fba gene encoding class II fructose-bisphosphate aldolase (catalyzes the reversible aldol condensation of dihydroxyacetonephosphate and glyceraldehyde 3-phosphate in the Calvin cycle, glycolysis, and/or gluconeogenesis) — translation MSLVSMRQLLDHAAENGYGLPAFNVNNLEQVQAIMAAADAVNSPVIMQASAGARKYAGEAFLRHLIDAAIEAYPHIPVVMHQDHGQSPAVCMAAIRSGFSSVMMDGSLEADGKSVASYDYNVEVSREVVKFAHSIGVTVEAELGVLGSLETMKGDKEDGHGADGTMTREQLLTDVAQAADFVERTQCDALAIAIGTSHGAYKFTRKPTGDILAIDRIKEIHARIPNTHLVMHGSSSVPQELLAIIREFGGDMKETYGVPVEEIQEGIRHGVRKINIDTDIRLAMTAAIRKFMFQNPSKFDPRDYLKPARLAAEEVVKARFLSFGCEGRASQIKPIPLEKMAERYKAGELTQIVQ, via the coding sequence ATGTCCCTCGTATCCATGCGTCAACTGCTGGACCATGCCGCTGAAAATGGCTATGGCTTGCCAGCATTCAACGTCAACAACCTGGAGCAGGTGCAGGCCATCATGGCCGCCGCCGATGCCGTCAACAGCCCGGTGATCATGCAGGCGTCGGCCGGCGCCCGCAAATATGCCGGCGAAGCGTTCCTGCGCCACCTGATCGACGCGGCCATCGAAGCCTATCCGCACATCCCGGTGGTGATGCACCAGGACCACGGCCAGTCGCCGGCGGTGTGCATGGCCGCGATCCGTTCCGGCTTCTCGTCCGTGATGATGGACGGTTCGCTGGAAGCCGACGGCAAGTCGGTGGCGTCGTACGACTACAACGTGGAAGTGTCGCGTGAAGTCGTCAAGTTCGCGCACTCGATCGGCGTGACCGTCGAAGCCGAGCTGGGCGTGCTGGGCTCGCTCGAAACGATGAAGGGCGACAAGGAAGACGGCCACGGCGCGGATGGCACGATGACCCGCGAACAGCTGCTGACGGACGTAGCCCAGGCCGCCGACTTCGTCGAGCGCACCCAGTGCGACGCGCTGGCCATCGCCATCGGCACCTCGCACGGCGCCTACAAGTTCACCCGCAAGCCTACCGGCGACATCCTGGCGATCGACCGCATCAAGGAAATCCACGCGCGTATTCCGAATACGCACCTGGTGATGCATGGTTCCTCGTCGGTGCCGCAGGAACTGCTGGCGATCATCCGCGAATTCGGCGGCGACATGAAGGAAACCTACGGCGTGCCCGTCGAGGAAATCCAGGAAGGCATCCGCCACGGTGTTCGCAAGATCAACATCGACACGGACATCCGCCTGGCCATGACGGCGGCGATCCGCAAGTTCATGTTCCAGAACCCGTCCAAGTTCGATCCGCGCGACTACCTGAAGCCGGCACGCCTGGCTGCGGAAGAAGTCGTGAAGGCCCGTTTCCTGTCGTTCGGCTGCGAAGGCCGCGCGTCGCAAATCAAGCCAATTCCCCTGGAAAAGATGGCGGAACGCTACAAGGCCGGTGAACTGACCCAGATTGTGCAGTAA
- a CDS encoding phosphoribosylaminoimidazolesuccinocarboxamide synthase, which produces MKSLYQTSISSLPLLGHGKVRDNYAVGDDKILIVTTDRLSAFDVVMNEPIPGKGMVLNQMSDFWFEKLGHIVPNHLTGVAPESVVAPEEVEQVKGRAVVAKRLKPILVEAVVRGYIIGSGWKDYQATGSVCGIELPAGLRQADKLAEPLFTPAAKADLGEHDENISFAEMEQRIGAELAAKMRDISIELYKTAADYAATRGIIIADTKFEFGLDDNGVLHLMDEVLTADSSRFWPADSYAPGMSPPSYDKQFVRDYLETLTEWKKTPPAPALPAEVIEKTQAKYFEAIERLTGEKLKVA; this is translated from the coding sequence ATGAAAAGCCTTTACCAGACCTCCATTTCTTCCCTGCCATTGCTCGGCCACGGCAAGGTCCGCGATAACTATGCCGTTGGCGACGACAAGATCCTGATCGTCACCACCGACCGCCTGTCCGCCTTCGACGTCGTGATGAACGAGCCGATCCCGGGCAAGGGCATGGTATTGAACCAGATGAGCGATTTCTGGTTCGAGAAACTCGGCCATATCGTGCCGAACCACCTGACCGGCGTGGCGCCGGAATCGGTCGTGGCGCCGGAAGAAGTGGAACAGGTGAAGGGCCGCGCCGTGGTGGCCAAGCGCCTCAAGCCGATCCTGGTGGAAGCCGTGGTGCGCGGCTACATCATCGGTTCGGGCTGGAAGGATTACCAGGCCACCGGCAGCGTGTGCGGCATCGAACTGCCGGCCGGCCTGCGCCAGGCCGACAAGCTGGCCGAGCCGCTGTTCACGCCGGCCGCCAAGGCCGACCTGGGCGAGCATGACGAGAACATCAGCTTTGCCGAGATGGAACAGCGCATCGGCGCCGAACTGGCCGCGAAAATGCGCGACATCTCCATCGAACTGTACAAAACGGCTGCCGATTACGCGGCAACGCGCGGCATCATCATCGCCGACACCAAGTTCGAATTCGGCCTGGACGACAATGGCGTGCTGCACCTGATGGATGAAGTGCTGACGGCCGATTCGTCGCGCTTCTGGCCGGCCGATTCGTATGCGCCGGGCATGTCGCCGCCGTCGTACGACAAGCAGTTCGTGCGCGATTACCTGGAAACGCTGACCGAGTGGAAGAAAACGCCGCCGGCGCCGGCGCTGCCGGCCGAGGTCATCGAGAAGACGCAAGCCAAGTACTTCGAAGCCATCGAACGCCTGACGGGCGAGAAGCTGAAGGTCGCGTGA